A region of Coleofasciculus chthonoplastes PCC 7420 DNA encodes the following proteins:
- a CDS encoding endonuclease dU: protein MELDDLVRLNRVIRVIGFDDAPFSRHASANVSIAGVVCAGTRFEGMVWGEVERDGWDATDRIVQLLVGRKFLPQLHVLLLDGIGFGGFNLIDLPQLCDRLSLPCVSLMRRMPNVEAVKQAIHRLPQPEQRLHLLQRAGTIHSYPPFFFQVCGANPQVIASVLERVTDCGKVPEALRLAHLIGAAVVKGESSSSA from the coding sequence ATGGAACTTGATGATCTTGTGCGACTCAATCGCGTCATTCGCGTCATTGGCTTTGACGACGCACCGTTTTCTCGTCATGCCAGCGCCAACGTGTCCATTGCGGGAGTAGTTTGTGCAGGAACGCGCTTTGAGGGGATGGTTTGGGGAGAGGTGGAACGAGATGGCTGGGATGCGACGGATAGGATTGTTCAGCTATTAGTTGGGCGGAAGTTTTTACCTCAACTGCATGTTTTACTGCTGGATGGTATTGGTTTTGGTGGCTTTAATTTGATAGACTTGCCCCAGCTTTGCGATCGCCTGAGTCTTCCCTGTGTGTCTCTGATGCGGCGTATGCCTAATGTAGAAGCGGTCAAACAGGCAATTCATCGTTTACCTCAACCTGAACAGCGTCTCCATCTCCTCCAACGCGCTGGAACCATTCATTCTTATCCCCCTTTCTTTTTTCAGGTTTGTGGTGCGAATCCCCAAGTTATCGCATCGGTTCTAGAGCGCGTAACGGATTGTGGCAAAGTTCCTGAAGCGTTGCGTTTAGCTCATCTAATCGGTGCGGCTGTGGTTAAGGGCGAAAGTAGCAGTTCGGCTTAG
- a CDS encoding Stp1/IreP family PP2C-type Ser/Thr phosphatase, which produces MKCRFTGLTDPGLIRTVNQDYYYIDPKGRFFIVADGMGGHAGGQEASQLATEVIQARLERQWLESVPSERLLEQALYDANQAILEDQKNHPERADMGTTAVVVIFRKGQPWLAHVGDSRLYRWRQLKLEQMTDDHTWVARAMKAGDLTPEQARTHPWRHVLSQCLGRQDLKSVDVESMEIQSGDFLLLCTDGLTEELSDTAIASHLQSNGDGEEISANLIAAAKEKGGRDNITVILVKIDAI; this is translated from the coding sequence ATGAAATGTCGCTTTACGGGTCTAACTGACCCGGGCTTAATTCGTACCGTAAACCAGGACTATTACTACATCGATCCGAAGGGACGCTTTTTCATTGTCGCCGACGGCATGGGCGGTCATGCTGGGGGACAGGAAGCCAGCCAACTGGCTACAGAGGTCATTCAGGCACGTTTAGAGCGGCAATGGCTAGAGTCAGTCCCTTCGGAAAGGTTACTGGAACAAGCCCTCTACGATGCTAATCAGGCAATCTTAGAGGATCAAAAAAATCATCCCGAACGGGCAGATATGGGCACGACGGCTGTCGTGGTCATCTTCCGTAAAGGTCAGCCTTGGCTGGCTCATGTGGGTGATTCTCGCCTATATCGATGGCGACAATTAAAACTCGAACAAATGACGGATGACCATACCTGGGTAGCACGCGCCATGAAAGCTGGGGATCTGACTCCAGAACAGGCGCGAACGCATCCCTGGCGTCATGTGTTGTCTCAATGTCTAGGTCGCCAAGATTTAAAATCAGTTGATGTCGAGTCCATGGAGATTCAGTCAGGAGATTTCCTGCTCCTTTGTACCGACGGACTGACGGAGGAACTCTCAGACACCGCGATCGCGTCCCATCTCCAGTCCAATGGGGATGGTGAAGAAATCTCGGCTAACCTAATTGCCGCCGCCAAAGAAAAAGGCGGACGGGACAATATCACCGTGATTCTAGTCAAAATTGACGCGATCTGA
- a CDS encoding serine/threonine protein kinase, with the protein MNLKAERTLNQGKYVLSTQLGAGVFSLTYKATDTESGQSVVIKTIGEALRQHPNVNQFKQEFLDIAKRLNYCQHPHLVRVLDYFEDTGYPYLVMEYIPGQTLADVLQAGSLPEAEAINYIRQISDAVKVLHQVELLHRDIQPKNIIRRQDSDRVVLCEVGMLYEFTPGVQQTYASFLSAGYAPPEENTLTPTATPQTDIYALTATFYCLLTGSPPLPAPVRQALLAKEKDRLFPSSSQPASSNLSSPIQQAVKSGLELIPNNRPQTIDTWLKQLPLQESVAIPEPIIPQPVKTQPHSKPYPRKSPKLKTLPSKVTKGQHSKSCPRAKGRSNTQNPVLERREGTRLKTARTKASIPLQALFMTGAIAASAGIGFGCAVRLNQPGEPGSTILHTQQTFPPRSDWPVSESQL; encoded by the coding sequence ATGAACTTGAAGGCAGAACGGACTTTAAACCAAGGGAAATACGTTCTCAGTACCCAACTGGGTGCGGGTGTTTTCAGTCTTACCTACAAAGCAACCGATACTGAGTCAGGTCAATCGGTTGTGATTAAAACCATAGGGGAAGCGCTGCGCCAGCATCCCAATGTTAATCAATTCAAGCAGGAATTTTTAGACATTGCCAAACGCTTGAACTATTGCCAACATCCTCATCTGGTTCGCGTCCTCGACTATTTTGAGGACACGGGATATCCCTACCTGGTGATGGAATATATCCCTGGACAGACATTGGCAGACGTTCTGCAAGCGGGTTCCTTGCCAGAGGCGGAGGCGATCAACTATATCCGTCAAATCAGTGATGCGGTAAAGGTTCTACACCAAGTCGAGTTACTACACCGAGATATCCAACCCAAAAACATTATTCGGCGTCAGGATAGCGATCGCGTTGTGTTATGTGAGGTGGGGATGCTCTATGAGTTCACCCCAGGCGTCCAACAAACCTACGCCAGCTTCCTCTCTGCTGGCTACGCTCCTCCAGAAGAGAATACCTTAACCCCTACAGCAACGCCGCAAACGGATATCTATGCCTTAACTGCCACATTTTACTGCCTACTCACAGGCTCTCCTCCCTTACCTGCACCCGTCAGACAAGCTTTGTTAGCCAAGGAAAAGGATCGCCTATTTCCCTCATCCTCTCAGCCAGCCTCGTCTAACTTAAGCTCCCCCATTCAACAAGCCGTAAAATCTGGTTTAGAACTCATCCCTAACAATCGTCCCCAAACGATAGACACTTGGCTAAAGCAGCTTCCCCTGCAAGAGTCTGTTGCTATTCCTGAACCCATAATCCCTCAGCCCGTCAAAACCCAGCCCCACTCAAAACCATACCCTCGAAAGTCCCCAAAACTCAAAACTCTACCCTCGAAGGTGACAAAGGGTCAACATTCCAAATCCTGTCCTAGAGCGAAGGGAAGGAGCAACACTCAAAACCCTGTACTAGAGCGCCGGGAAGGAACAAGACTCAAAACAGCTAGAACAAAAGCCTCAATCCCATTACAAGCTTTATTTATGACAGGCGCGATCGCTGCGTCAGCCGGGATTGGATTCGGCTGTGCGGTACGACTCAACCAACCCGGTGAACCTGGATCAACAATTTTGCATACTCAACAAACCTTTCCCCCCCGTAGCGATTGGCCCGTTTCCGAATCGCAACTTTGA
- a CDS encoding DUF6825 family protein, with translation MSNPVIHAFFVGRSLAQTLGDRVEDSLTNALSELGKFDAEQREHLQQFTEQVMERAQQEMEIAMGDRSSSTTVSTGSQSVDLQATIDELRAEIARLRTELQLYRNQSVT, from the coding sequence ATGAGCAATCCAGTCATTCATGCCTTTTTTGTCGGACGATCGCTAGCTCAAACTCTGGGCGATCGCGTAGAAGACTCCTTAACGAATGCTCTTAGCGAACTTGGCAAATTTGATGCTGAACAGCGAGAGCATTTGCAACAGTTTACTGAGCAAGTCATGGAAAGGGCGCAACAGGAAATGGAAATCGCCATGGGCGATCGCTCTTCTAGTACTACTGTTTCGACTGGTTCTCAATCCGTTGACCTACAAGCTACTATTGACGAGTTACGAGCTGAAATTGCTCGCTTACGGACTGAGCTACAGCTCTATCGCAATCAATCAGTGACTTGA
- a CDS encoding serine/threonine-protein kinase, translating to MSYCLNPDCPQPKNPLHVTSCQACGHPIMLRNRYRVLKTLGQGGFGATFLARDESLPGNPSCVIKQLRPATTTSQVLEMAQKLFEREARTLGKIGNHPQVPRLLDFFQDNQQFYLVQEYISGLTLQQEIRQCGPLSEAGVKQFLSEVLPLIKYIHSQEVIHRDIKPANLIRREQDRKLVLIDFGAVKDEVNQAAVASTSDQTALTNFAIGTPGFAPPEQMALRPVYASDIYALGVTSVYLLTGKSPKDLDYNPSTGEMVWRKSVQVSDHFATVLKKMLEASVRHRYQTAEEILRALDLEPYFDSLVQGMAMPTSGLSNTNTNGNSTEVQEVDSPSSPSSPSSATQKLAAAIRKRRERRERSRPGSPNTMGNSNPRSQFISRSVTEIHTGNIPSSQSFATSRPKKLDANGVLTAYMKGRRDFASHDLSGLDLQKSDLSGGIFYQSKLTRINLQGADLSSADFGQASLTRANLRDANLGRAYLSNSDLEGADLRGADLSFAYLNHANLKGANLCGANLANAKITEEQLALAKTNWATIMPNGKRGLWS from the coding sequence ATGAGCTACTGCCTAAATCCTGACTGTCCTCAGCCCAAAAATCCGCTGCACGTCACTAGCTGTCAGGCGTGTGGTCATCCTATTATGTTGCGAAATCGCTATCGTGTGCTAAAAACCCTAGGTCAAGGCGGATTTGGCGCTACGTTTTTAGCCAGAGATGAGTCTCTTCCTGGCAATCCCAGTTGCGTCATTAAACAACTTCGTCCCGCAACAACCACATCACAGGTTCTGGAAATGGCTCAAAAGCTATTTGAGCGAGAAGCCAGAACCCTCGGCAAGATTGGCAATCATCCGCAAGTTCCCCGACTGTTGGATTTTTTTCAAGACAATCAGCAGTTTTATTTGGTACAGGAGTATATTAGTGGACTCACGTTACAGCAAGAAATTAGACAATGTGGTCCCCTCTCAGAAGCCGGAGTCAAGCAATTTCTGAGTGAAGTTCTCCCCCTGATTAAATATATCCATAGCCAAGAGGTGATCCACCGGGATATCAAACCGGCTAATTTAATTCGACGAGAGCAAGACCGAAAACTGGTCTTGATTGACTTTGGTGCGGTTAAAGATGAAGTCAACCAAGCCGCCGTTGCCAGTACCTCTGATCAAACCGCCTTGACAAATTTTGCCATTGGGACTCCCGGTTTTGCTCCGCCGGAACAAATGGCATTGCGACCCGTTTATGCCAGTGACATTTATGCTCTCGGCGTAACTAGCGTGTATTTACTCACCGGAAAATCGCCAAAAGATTTAGATTACAATCCCTCAACCGGTGAAATGGTCTGGCGTAAATCTGTGCAAGTCAGCGATCATTTTGCGACTGTGTTGAAAAAAATGTTGGAGGCTTCTGTTCGTCATCGCTATCAAACGGCAGAAGAGATTCTCAGAGCGCTAGACTTAGAACCTTATTTTGATAGTTTGGTTCAAGGAATGGCAATGCCGACCTCTGGGCTATCGAATACAAATACAAATGGCAATTCCACCGAAGTTCAAGAGGTAGACTCACCCAGTTCTCCTTCCTCTCCTTCATCGGCGACCCAGAAGTTAGCGGCGGCGATTCGTAAGCGTCGTGAACGGCGGGAACGTAGTCGTCCGGGTTCTCCCAACACCATGGGTAATAGTAATCCCCGCAGTCAATTTATATCTAGGTCAGTGACAGAAATTCATACAGGGAATATACCATCGAGCCAAAGTTTTGCTACCAGTAGACCAAAAAAACTTGATGCTAATGGTGTGTTAACGGCATATATGAAAGGTCGGAGAGATTTTGCTTCCCATGATTTAAGTGGGTTGGATTTACAAAAATCGGATTTATCTGGCGGGATTTTTTACCAGTCCAAGTTAACTCGCATTAATTTACAAGGTGCTGATTTATCCAGTGCTGATTTTGGTCAGGCAAGCTTAACTCGGGCAAATTTGCGAGATGCCAATTTAGGACGGGCTTATTTGAGCAATTCGGATTTAGAGGGGGCAGATTTACGCGGGGCAGATTTAAGTTTTGCTTATCTGAATCATGCCAATCTTAAGGGGGCAAATCTCTGTGGCGCGAATCTTGCCAATGCCAAAATTACGGAGGAACAGTTAGCTTTAGCTAAAACGAATTGGGCAACAATTATGCCGAATGGCAAGCGAGGTCTTTGGTCATAG
- a CDS encoding ABC1 kinase family protein: MSSQRSLRGINQDKAYRWNRENYSRHRRFVDIWTFVLTLLFQLWLNGKPWSYPGGMTDAKQAARRKTQAIWIRDTFLELGPTFIKVGQLFSTRSDLFPGEYVEELSKLQDRVPAFNYDQVEAIVKKDLGKSVSELFDNFDPIPLAAASLGQVHKAQLQSGEEVVVKVQRPGLRKLFTIDLQILKGIARYFQNHPDWGRGRDWMGIYEECCRILWEEIDYLSEGRNADTFRRNFRTYDWVKVPRVYWRYTSNRVLTLEYAPGIKISHYEALEAAGLDRKLLAQLGARAYLQQLLNDGFFHADPHPGNIAVSPEGSLIFYDFGMMGRIKANVREGLMQTLFGVAQKDASRVVESLVALGALSPVDDMGPVRRSIQYMLDHFMDKPFEQQSVSEISDDLYEIAYGQPFRFPATFTFVMRAFSTLEGVGKGLDPEFNFMEVAKPFALQIMTNGNSPEGNTFLNELGRQAAQVSSTALGLPRRIEDTIEKLERGDIRLRVRSIESDRILRRMSSIQIGTNYALLLSAFTLSATILFVNGQVGLALVVALVAAAIAFALIRLLRRLDRYDRML; this comes from the coding sequence GTGTCTAGCCAACGTTCCCTAAGAGGGATAAACCAAGACAAGGCATATCGTTGGAATCGGGAAAACTATTCCCGACATCGACGATTTGTCGATATTTGGACATTTGTTTTAACCCTCCTCTTCCAGTTGTGGCTCAACGGCAAACCTTGGAGCTATCCAGGGGGCATGACCGATGCAAAACAGGCGGCTCGTCGTAAGACACAGGCAATCTGGATTCGAGATACGTTCTTAGAGTTAGGTCCAACCTTCATCAAGGTGGGACAGCTATTTTCAACTCGGTCTGACTTATTCCCTGGTGAATATGTAGAGGAACTGTCTAAACTACAGGATCGCGTTCCGGCTTTTAACTATGATCAAGTCGAGGCAATTGTCAAGAAAGATTTAGGGAAATCTGTAAGTGAACTCTTTGACAATTTTGATCCGATTCCTCTAGCAGCAGCCAGTTTAGGACAAGTCCACAAAGCTCAACTCCAGAGTGGAGAAGAGGTTGTGGTCAAGGTACAACGACCGGGCTTGCGGAAACTGTTTACGATAGACCTACAAATTCTCAAGGGGATTGCCCGTTACTTCCAAAATCACCCCGATTGGGGTCGAGGTCGAGACTGGATGGGCATTTATGAAGAATGCTGTCGCATTCTTTGGGAAGAGATTGATTATCTTAGTGAAGGTCGCAATGCCGATACCTTCCGCCGCAATTTCCGCACCTACGATTGGGTAAAAGTTCCTCGTGTCTATTGGCGCTATACCTCAAATCGAGTCTTAACCCTAGAGTATGCTCCAGGAATTAAGATTAGTCACTACGAGGCATTAGAAGCCGCCGGATTGGATCGGAAACTTTTGGCTCAACTAGGGGCAAGAGCGTACTTACAGCAGTTGCTCAATGACGGTTTTTTCCATGCCGATCCCCATCCCGGTAATATTGCGGTTAGTCCGGAAGGCTCATTGATCTTCTATGATTTCGGCATGATGGGGCGGATTAAGGCAAATGTCAGGGAAGGGTTGATGCAGACGCTCTTTGGCGTTGCCCAAAAAGATGCCAGTCGAGTTGTCGAGTCTCTAGTCGCATTAGGTGCCTTGTCTCCGGTTGATGATATGGGTCCGGTGCGGCGTTCGATCCAGTATATGCTGGATCACTTTATGGATAAGCCCTTTGAACAACAGTCGGTGAGTGAAATTAGCGACGATCTCTATGAAATTGCCTATGGTCAACCCTTTCGCTTTCCGGCAACCTTCACGTTTGTGATGCGAGCCTTTTCCACCTTGGAAGGAGTGGGCAAGGGCTTAGACCCAGAATTTAACTTTATGGAAGTGGCAAAACCTTTTGCTCTGCAAATCATGACTAACGGTAATAGCCCTGAGGGTAATACATTCTTGAATGAATTGGGACGCCAAGCGGCTCAAGTGAGTAGTACGGCGTTGGGATTACCTCGGCGGATTGAGGATACGATTGAAAAATTAGAACGGGGAGATATACGTCTACGGGTTCGTTCTATCGAGTCGGATCGGATCTTGCGCCGCATGAGTAGCATTCAGATAGGAACAAACTATGCGTTACTACTCAGTGCATTCACATTGTCAGCTACGATCTTATTTGTTAATGGTCAAGTCGGGCTGGCATTAGTTGTGGCGTTAGTCGCCGCCGCGATCGCTTTTGCCCTAATTCGTTTACTCCGAAGGCTCGACCGATACGATCGCATGTTATAA
- a CDS encoding DUF1816 domain-containing protein, with translation MDNRYFIYEVVGLRQSAATDTLNYPIRRSSSVFIRVPYSRMNQTMRRISQLGGKIVSIRSLTPNTEAQSSFAWWVEIVTAEPAVTYYFGPFDSPEEAASYEAGYIEDLEQEGAQGIAVTVKWCKPDNLTIF, from the coding sequence TTGGATAATCGTTATTTTATTTATGAAGTCGTCGGTTTGCGTCAGAGTGCAGCTACCGACACCCTCAACTACCCCATTCGTCGGAGTAGTTCTGTCTTTATCAGAGTTCCGTACAGCCGCATGAACCAAACGATGCGGCGAATTTCCCAATTAGGTGGCAAGATTGTCAGCATACGAAGCTTAACTCCTAACACAGAGGCTCAGAGTTCCTTCGCTTGGTGGGTAGAAATTGTCACTGCTGAACCTGCGGTCACTTACTACTTTGGACCCTTTGATAGTCCAGAAGAAGCCGCGTCTTATGAAGCAGGTTACATTGAGGATTTAGAACAAGAGGGCGCTCAAGGGATCGCCGTGACGGTTAAATGGTGCAAACCCGACAATTTAACAATTTTTTAA
- a CDS encoding CBS domain-containing protein, with protein MDLILCHTISDFDALGAAVGLTRLKTGAKLVLTGGAHPAVRDFLALHRDEYALIERRSVKVDQIHSLVVVDTQKRDRLGKAAQWFDLPYLTAIELYDHHGDTDSDIPATFRQVEPVGATTTLIVEQLQQTSIQLTTAEATVMALGIHVDTGSLTFDQTTPRDAMALAWVMAQGANIRQIADYVDPGLSPQLQQLLTTALEQLQSENYQGNTLSWVFLKTQDYVPGLSSLASRLVDLTESDALLLAAEYGGDVETCHGTSGSREAGEDVSESNNQQSKSSRLTIIGRSRIPGTNLNALLQPLGGGGHSQAAAVTLRHYNPPEVLPQLVDQFKEQIPQPLSALELMSSPVRTIRPDTTVGEAQRILLRYGHSGLSVVDEHDQLIGIISRRDIDLALHHGLGHAPVKGYMTRNLKTITPQTSLPEIESLMVTYDIGRLPVLENGQLVGIVTRTDVLRQVRQDQERWGETCPIQMTYPSSRLLNMRERLAPALWQLLTQAAQEAQERGWHLYLVGGAVRDVLLADESQPLLLEDVDLVVDGFHRAADVGAGVTLAKALRERYPNARLDVHGAFQTAALLWHNDPVLDSLWIDIATARTEFYPYPAANPEVEASSIRQDLYRRDFTINAMAARLTGRRGEALPLLDFFGGMLDLRSRQIRVLHANSFIEDPTRIYRAVRFAVRLGFELEPQTQDYIQYALESGVYERSLGANTRAPALETRLKAELKYILEAPYWQRAFQLIGSLGALRCLHPSLKLDPLLWWRVRLIDRWLRRFDPDQTLKHWQMRLEVLIAHLEPQERGKVAENLQLPIDSIERLQHLGQAQTEVVESLPQCQRPSEVVLLLRQYKLPTLVLIAVHSYRAIRRKLWHYFTNLATVQAPLNGNDLKRLGYKPGPHYKEMLDALLTATLDGVIQDEADAQAFLEQHYPRST; from the coding sequence ATGGACTTAATCCTGTGTCACACGATTAGCGACTTTGATGCCCTAGGAGCAGCCGTCGGGCTGACGCGCCTGAAAACAGGAGCGAAACTTGTCCTAACAGGGGGCGCTCACCCGGCGGTTCGGGATTTTTTGGCACTGCATCGGGATGAGTATGCTTTGATTGAACGACGTTCGGTTAAAGTAGACCAAATTCATTCTCTTGTCGTGGTGGATACCCAAAAGCGCGATCGCTTAGGGAAAGCTGCTCAATGGTTCGACTTGCCTTATCTTACTGCCATTGAACTTTACGACCATCACGGCGACACTGACAGTGATATTCCTGCCACATTCCGACAGGTTGAACCCGTGGGTGCCACCACAACGCTCATCGTCGAGCAATTACAACAAACGTCAATCCAATTAACCACCGCCGAAGCCACAGTGATGGCACTCGGTATCCATGTAGATACAGGTTCCTTAACCTTTGACCAAACTACTCCACGGGATGCCATGGCTCTGGCTTGGGTAATGGCACAAGGGGCAAATATCCGCCAGATTGCCGACTATGTTGATCCAGGACTTTCGCCGCAGTTGCAACAATTGCTCACCACAGCCCTAGAGCAGTTACAATCTGAAAATTATCAAGGTAATACCCTGTCTTGGGTGTTCCTGAAAACTCAAGACTATGTACCGGGACTCTCAAGTTTAGCCTCACGATTAGTTGACCTGACGGAAAGCGACGCCCTATTGCTGGCGGCGGAGTATGGGGGAGATGTAGAGACGTGCCATGGCACGTCTGGGAGCAGGGAAGCTGGGGAAGATGTGAGTGAATCCAACAATCAACAATCAAAATCATCCCGTCTGACGATAATCGGGCGATCGCGGATTCCTGGCACGAATTTGAATGCACTCTTGCAACCTTTGGGTGGAGGTGGACATTCTCAAGCCGCCGCCGTCACCCTACGCCATTACAATCCCCCAGAGGTTTTGCCCCAACTCGTTGATCAATTCAAGGAGCAAATTCCCCAACCCCTAAGCGCCCTAGAGTTAATGTCTTCCCCGGTGCGAACTATTCGCCCCGATACAACCGTTGGCGAAGCACAGCGGATTTTGCTGCGTTATGGGCATTCTGGACTGTCTGTGGTTGATGAACATGACCAGTTAATTGGGATTATTTCACGGCGAGATATTGATCTGGCGCTGCATCACGGTTTAGGTCATGCCCCAGTTAAAGGGTATATGACCCGAAACCTGAAAACCATTACCCCCCAAACCTCACTACCCGAAATTGAGTCGCTGATGGTGACTTATGATATTGGACGCTTACCCGTGTTAGAGAATGGGCAGTTAGTCGGGATTGTCACTCGTACCGATGTGCTGCGACAAGTGCGCCAAGATCAAGAGCGCTGGGGAGAGACTTGCCCTATCCAGATGACCTATCCCTCATCCCGCCTGTTAAATATGCGGGAACGCCTTGCTCCTGCCCTGTGGCAATTGCTCACTCAAGCCGCCCAGGAAGCCCAGGAACGGGGTTGGCATCTCTATTTAGTGGGGGGAGCCGTTCGTGACGTATTGCTGGCGGATGAGAGCCAACCTTTGCTCCTAGAAGACGTGGATTTGGTGGTTGATGGGTTTCATCGGGCGGCTGATGTGGGTGCAGGTGTAACTTTGGCGAAAGCCTTACGCGAACGTTACCCGAATGCTCGCTTAGATGTTCATGGGGCGTTTCAAACGGCAGCATTGTTGTGGCATAATGACCCGGTGCTGGATTCCCTGTGGATTGATATTGCCACGGCTCGAACTGAGTTTTATCCCTATCCAGCGGCGAATCCGGAAGTGGAAGCCAGTTCTATTCGCCAGGATCTTTATCGGCGAGACTTTACGATTAACGCCATGGCAGCCCGACTGACGGGGAGGCGAGGTGAGGCGTTGCCCCTACTGGATTTTTTTGGTGGGATGTTGGATTTGCGATCGCGTCAAATTCGCGTCTTGCACGCCAATAGTTTTATCGAAGATCCCACCCGCATTTATCGAGCGGTGCGGTTTGCCGTGCGCTTAGGCTTTGAACTGGAACCCCAAACCCAAGACTATATCCAGTATGCGTTAGAGAGTGGCGTTTATGAGCGATCGCTAGGAGCAAATACGCGAGCGCCTGCTCTAGAAACCCGCTTGAAAGCTGAATTAAAGTACATTCTAGAAGCTCCCTATTGGCAACGGGCATTCCAACTCATCGGCTCACTCGGAGCATTACGCTGTCTTCATCCCAGCTTAAAGCTTGACCCATTGTTATGGTGGCGGGTTCGTCTAATTGACCGTTGGTTACGACGGTTTGATCCGGATCAAACCCTAAAACATTGGCAGATGCGTCTTGAGGTGTTAATTGCTCATTTAGAGCCTCAAGAACGGGGCAAGGTGGCAGAAAATTTACAACTGCCTATTGATAGTATTGAGCGACTGCAGCATCTCGGACAAGCTCAAACCGAAGTGGTGGAGTCTCTACCCCAATGTCAGCGTCCCAGTGAAGTCGTTTTGCTGCTACGTCAGTATAAATTACCTACCTTGGTTTTGATTGCCGTACACAGTTATCGGGCAATTCGGCGCAAGTTGTGGCACTATTTCACGAACTTGGCAACCGTGCAAGCGCCTCTCAATGGGAATGATCTCAAACGTTTGGGTTATAAGCCAGGACCCCACTATAAAGAAATGCTGGATGCTCTGTTAACCGCAACCTTGGATGGCGTGATTCAGGATGAGGCAGATGCCCAAGCATTTTTAGAGCAGCATTATCCTCGTTCGACGTAA